The Deltaproteobacteria bacterium genome includes the window TGCTGCCTCGGGCGTCGAGGATGCGGAGCTCGACGCCCGGCACCGGCGGGCCGCAGGAGCCCGGGCGCCACGCGGCGCCGAGGGGCGTGATGGTCACCACGCCGGCGTCGGTCGAGCCGAAGCACTCGGCGACGTGCCGGACGCCGAAGCGGCGGATCACCTCGTCGCGGACGGGTGCGGCGCCGAGCCCCAGGATGATGCGCAGCCGGCTCGTGCGCTCGAGCGCCGACGACTCGCGCGTGAGGAGCATGGCGAGGGTCGTCCCCAGCGTGTAGAGGACCGTGGCGCCCGTCGCGTGCACGAGCGGCCAGAACTCCGAGGCGTGGAACGCCCGCGGGAAGGCGACCGTCCCGCCGGCGTGGAGCGCCGTCTGCACCGCGCCCCAGGCGTTGCCGTGGAAGAGCGGCGTCACGGCGAGGATGGTGTCGTCGGGCGTGAGCCCGAGCGCCTCGATGAAGTGCCGCCCGCCCATGCCGGTCGAGCCGTGGCTGAAGAGGACGCCCTTCGGCGTGCCGGTCGTGCCCGAGGTGTAGAGGAGCGTGGAGGCGTCTCCGGGGCCGAGGGCGACGGCGGGCGGCGCGGCGGCGCTGCCCGCGACCAGCGCCGCGAATGCGTCGGCTCCGAGCACCGTGCCCGCGGCCTCGAGCCTTGCCGCGTCGGTGATCACGACCTTCGGCTCCGCGTGACCGAGGACGTAGCCGAGCTCGCGCGCGCCGAGCGCCGGGTTCACCGGATTCAGCACGCCCCCGGCGCGCAGGATGCCGAAGGCGGCGACCAGGTACTCGACCGAGCTCCCCATCGCGAGCGTCACCCGGTCGCCCTTCGCGACGCCGAGCCCGCCGAGCGCGTTCGCCGCGCGATTCGCGAGGCCGTCGAACTCGGCATAGGTCACGCGCCGGTCCGCGTGCAGGATGAACGGGTGCGCCCCGCGCTCGGCGGCGGCGCGCTCGAGCGCTGCGAGGAGCCCGGCCACTACGCGAGCGTCCCCCAGTCGGCCACCAGCGTCGCCCCGGTGATCATCGGCGTCTCGTCCGAGGCGAGGAATGCGATCGTCCTGGCCATGTCCTCGGGCTTCGACATCTGGTGCGGCACGGGCGGCGAGTAGTAGGCGACGAGCGATGGCTCGAAGTCGGGGCGCGGGATGAAGTTCTTGATGAACGGCGACATGATCCCCGCCGGCGCGAGGCAGTTGGCGCGCAGCCCGCGGCTCGCGAACTCGAGCGCGATCGAGCGCGTGAAGTTGACGAGCCCCGCCTTCGAGGCCGCGTAGTGCGCGGCATACGCCTGTCCGCGCATGGCGGCCGAGGAGGCGACGTTGACGATCGTCCCGCGCGCCGCGAGGAGATGCGGCAGCGCCGTCTTCACGGTGTTGAACGGCCCGGTCAGGTTCACGGCGAGGACGCGCGCCCATTCCGCCGGGTCGATCTCCTCGAGCCGCGCGCTCCGCCCGACGGCGGCGGCGTTCACCAGGATGTGGAGGCCCCCGAACAGCGCGACCGTGCGCTCGACGGCGTCGCGCACGGACGCCATGTCGGCCACGTCGCAGGTCGCGCCTTCCGCCGAGCCGCCCGCCAGGCGGATGGCGAGGATCGTCTCGGCGAGCCCGTCGGGGTTCACGTCGACCGCGAACACCCTGGCGCCCTCGGCCGCGAAGAGCCTGGCCGTCGCCCGCGCGAGGCCCGAGCCGGCTCCGGTGATGAACAGCACGCGATCCGTGAAGCGTCCGGTTGACATGCTCCCTCCCAGCCGTCAGTTAAGCGCGCCATGGCGACCATCCAGGAAGGGAAGGCAGCCCCCGCCTTCACGCTCAGGGACGCGCAGGGAAAGTCGGTCTCGCTCGCGGACTTCGCCGGCAGGCACGTCATCCTCTACTTCTATCCCAAGGACGACACGCCCGGCTGTACCAAGGAGGCGTGCGGCTTCCGCGACGCCTGGAAGGAGATCGGGAAGCTCGACGCCGTCGTGCTCGGCGTCTCCGCCGACGGCGAGGCCTCGCACCAGAAGTTCATCGCCAAGCACAAGCTCCCGTTCCCGCTCCTCTCCGACCCCGAGCGCAAGGTCATGAAGACCTACGGCGCCTACGGGGAGAAGACGATGTACGGCAGGAAGACCGTCGGCGTCATCCGCTCGACGGTGTGGATCGGGCCCGACGGGAAGGTGCGCAAGCACTGGGCGCGGGTCAGCGATGCGGCGGCGCATCCCGAGCAGGTGCTGGCGGCGCTGCGGGCCGAGTAGGGCGCGCGGCGCGCAAAGCCGAGCGGCGTCTCGTAGGCTTCTCCATGACCTGATCCGATCACGGGATCTTCCTGGCGCGGCCCGCGTGACGACGTTGCGGGGTCGAGGTGGCACCCCGCGCCGATGGTGCCGCCGCCTCGCAGCGCGGTCGCATTCTGGCAGGGGCGCAAGTCCATCGTAGCCGCTCCCGGATGTCGCCATCCTGCGCCCCGCGTGACGGCTCGCCCCGAGGGGCGCATGGCCGTGGGGGTCTCGAGCGGGCGCGAGCCTCGAGAGGTCCCTCGGTACGGCCCTTGCTCTTCCCCCGGGAGGGTCGGCGACCCGAAAAGAGGTGTCATGAAGCTTCCCTGGAAGGTGCTTTGTGGTGTGATCGGTCTCGGCGCGATCCTCGCTGCGACGGCGCGCGAGACCAGCCAGCCGTGTGGGGCGGGGTGCGGTGCGCAGACCGCCGCCTGTCTCAAGACCGCGCGGGTGACGCGGTCGAGCTGCCGGATGGACTGTCGGGCGAACTCCGCTCCGGCGGACATCGGCTCCTGCAGCCGTGGCTGTACGGACACGTTCCGGTCCGACCGGACCACCTGCCGCAGCAACCAGCCGAGCTGCGTGCAGGCGTGCGACGCGTCGTCGACCTCGGCGGGTGACCCGTCCACCGCGGCCTGCCTGGGGGCGTGCGGCGAGGACCTCGGGGCGTGCGCGCGCAATGCCACGGCGAACTTGAGGACCTGCGTGACGGGATGCCGGACCGCCTCCGACGTTCGCTCGTGCCTCGAGGGCTGCGCCGCGCCGGCACAGGCGGACACGGCGGCCTGCCCCGCGGACTTCCAGTCGTGCGCCGGGACCTGCGCGACCACCATGCCGCCGCGTCCCGCCTGCGGCGCCCCGACCGGCGCGGCTTGTGGCGGGACGTGCTCGACACCGGGCCAGGTCTGCCGCGGCGTCGGCCGAACGTGCACCTGTACGACGCCCTGAGGCCAGCATGTCCGCGCGGGGCGTGGTCAGGCGATGGCGTAGAGGCGCCGCGGGTTGGCCTCGAGGATGCGGCGCTTGCTCGCGTCGCTCAGGTCCGTGCGCTCGGTGATGATCTTCACCGTGTCGGGGAACTTGCAGTCCCAGTGGTGGTAGTCCGAGGCGTAGACGACCACGTCCTCGCCGAGCGACTGCACGACCCACGGGATGCCCCGCTCGTCGGGATCGCAGCCGATGCAGCAGCGGCCGGAGAGGAAGTACTCGCTCGGCTTGCGGTCGATGCGCGGCGCCTGCTCGGGGGTGAGCTCCCAGTGCTCGTCGAGGCGTTCGAGCCAGAAGGGGAGCCAGCCGACGCCGGCCTCGAGGAAGGCGACGCGGAGCTTGGGGAAGCGGTGCAGGATGCCGCCCACCGTGAAGGCCATGACCGCGATCATCTGCCCGACCGGGTGCGTGAAGGCGTGCACCTCGAGCCGGGTGCTCCACCGGTCGACGCCGATCGGCACCTGGTCGATCGCCTGCCCGCCGCCGTGGACGCAGACCGGGACGCCGAGGCGTTCGGCCTCGCGCCACACCACGTCGAAGCTCGGGTGATCGAGGTTCCGCTCGCGGATGTGCTGCGGCGTCACCATGCCGACCATGCCGAGCTGGGTGACGGCGCGGCCCAGCTCGGCGGCCGCCGCCTCGGGGTCGATCATGGGGAGCTTGGCGACCGACTTGAGGCGCGCCGGCGCGTAGCGGCAGAACTCGGCGCGCGCGTCGTTCAGCGTCCGGCAGAGCGCGATCGCGAAGCCGCGGTCGAGGCCCGCCCACTCCTCGCCCGCACCGCCGGGGAACATGACGGTCACGTCGATGCCTTCGAGGTCCATGTCGGCGAGCCGGCTCTCGGGATCCGTCATGCCGGGCCGCGAGAGGCTGTCGACGCGCGCCGTGCCGCGCGTCTCCTTGACGCCGACCCCGGGCAGGTTCGCGAACTGCTGCTTGATGCGCTCGCGCCGGGCCGCCATGTGCGGCTGGAACTCGCGCGGCAGGCGCTCCTGCCAGTCGGCGGGCTCGCCGCCGTGGCCGTCGGCATCGATCACGAAGTGGCCGAACTTACCCATGGGCGCTGCCTCCGAGGGAGAAGACGCCGCGCGCGAGCCGCCCGCCGCGCAGGTCGTCGAGCGCGGCGGCGAACTCGTCGAGCGCGTAGCGGCGCGTGATGAGCTCGTCGATCTTGAGCCGGCCGCCGAGGTAGAGGTCGGCGAGCATCGGGAAATCGCGGCGCGGCCGGGCGGTGCCGTAGCGGCAGCCGAGGATCGCCTTGTTCTGGTAGAGGGCGTGGACCACGAAGTCGAACGTCGAGCCGATCTTCGGCACGCCGACGATGGTGAGCGCGCCGCCCGCACCGAGCGCGTCGAGCGCCTGGCGGATGACGGTGAGGCTGCCGACCGCCTCGAAGGTGTAGTCGGCGCCCCCGCGCGTCAAGTCGCGGACCGCGGGGACGGGGTCGTCCTTCGTCGCGTCGATCGCGTGCGTGGCGCCGAGACGACGCGCCAGCTCGAGCTTCGCGGGCACGACGTCGACGGCGATGATCCTGGCCGCGCCCGCGAGCACGCCGCCCTGCACGCAGGAGAGGCCGATGCCGCCGAGGCCGAAGACGGCCATCGAGGCGCCGGTCTCGACGCGCGCCCGATTGAGCACCGCACCTACCCCCGTCATGATGCCGCAGCCGATCAGCGCCGCGCGGTCGAACGGCACGCGGGCGTCGATCGCGATCGCGCTCTGCTCGCGAACGACGGTCCAGTTTGCGAACGCTGACGCGTTCGCAAACTGATACGCGGGCTCGCCGTCCAGCGTGAAGGGCCGGGCGTCCTTGGGACTGGGGGCATTCCGGCATTCGGTCGGGCGTCCGACCTCGCAGGCGGGGCAGCGGCCGCAGTGGGCGAGCGTGGAGAGCACGACCGTGTCGCCCTCCTCGACAGCGGTGACACCCGCGCCGACGGCATCCACCACACCGGCGCCCTCGTGGCCGAGGACGACGGGGGTGGGGTAGGGGATCGCGCCGTCGATCACGCTCAGGTCCGAATGGCAGAGGCCGGCGGCGCGGATCGCCACCCGGACCTCGCCGGGTCCCGGATCGCGGACGCCGACCTCCTCGATGGTGACCGGCCGGCCGGCGGCGCGGAGGACGGCTGCCCTCATGATGGAGGGGTACCGATCTTGAGGACGCGGCCGGCGGTCTCCCCGGTCAGCTCGCCCCCCGCGACGATCGTCCTGCCGTTCACGAAGACGCGCACGACGCCCTCGGGACGCACCTGCCAGCGCTCCTCCCCGCCGGGCATGTCGCGCACGAGCTGCTTCTTGCCGAGGGCGAGGCGGGTCGGGTCGAACATCATGATGTCGGCGGGGCAGCCCCGCACCAGGGTGCCGCGGTCGCGCATGCCCGTGAGCAGGGCCGGGACGCGGGTGATCCGGCGCACGCCCTCCTCCAGCGGGAGGATCTTGCGATCGAGCAGCCACGAGCGGAGGTAGTAGGTGGACCACTCCGCGCCGTCGTCGCGATCGGCGTGCGCCCCGCCGTCACCGGTGCCGACGATCATGTGCGGGTTCTGCTGCGCCTCCGCGCTGGCCGCGATCCACTCGGGGCTCTCGCTGTTCCAGAGGAACTGCGTCTCGAGGTCGTCCGCCACGGCGAGGTCGCACATCACGTCGGCCGGATGCGCCCGCTGCTCCTGGGCGAGCTGCGCGAGGCTCCTTCCCACCGCGTCCGGGCGCGCCGCGGAGCGGTCGACGAAGACGCGGTCGAGCGCCGGGGGCGGTAGCGTCGAGCCCAGCTTCGGGTCGGTGTTCGGGTGGTCGAGCCCCCAGCGGAGCTGCTCGCGGAACTTCGCGTCGCGGAGCCGCGCGAGGCGCTCGGCGGGGGGGAGGTCGGGCAGATCGCGCCAGTGGACGACCCCGTCGAACAGCGAGGTCCCGCGCCGCCAGTTGAAGGGGCGCATGAACGGCTGCGTGCGCAGCATCGAGAAGATGGCGGCGCCCCGCTGCCTCGCCTCTTCGAGGAAGCGCACCTGGTCCTCCCACTTCGCCCGCTGGCCGGGACGGAAGCCCATGCCCTGCACGATGACGGGAAGCCCGGAGCGGCGGGCGAGCTCGATGAGCCGCTCGCGGTCCTGAGCGTCGTAGCCCTGCACGGCGCTCTCGGCGAGGAAGGCGATGGTCGCCGGGCCGCGCTCGCCCGCCGCCTCGGCCAGGGTGGCGACCTCCTCGAACGGGGCGCGGCGCGACGGCACGGGCCGGCCGGCCTGGTCGACGTGCGTCGGCGCCTGCGACGAGGAGAAGCCGGCGGCCCCTTCCGTCATCGCATCGCGCACGAGCGTGCGCATGTGCTCGAGCTCCGGGGCGGTTGCCGGCCGCTCGGAGGCCCCGTCGCCCATGACGAAGCGGCGCAGCGCCGAGTGGCCGACGTAGAAGGCGGCGTTGATCCCGAGGCGGCCGTCGAGCACTTTGAGGAGGGACGGGAACGTGTCCCAGTCCCAGGGGAGGCCCTCGCGGAGCACGTTCGGCGACATCCCCTCGACCCGGGCGAAGAGCTCGATCAGCCAGTCGTGGTCCTTGCGCGCGCAGGGGGCGATCGAGTAGCCGCAGTTGCCGGCGACGACCGCGGTGACGCCGTGGAAGCACGACGAGGTGGCGAACGGCTCGAAGGTGAGCTGCGGATCGTAGTGGGTGTGCACGTCGATGATGCCCGGCATGACGACCAGCCCGTCGGCATCGATCGTCTCGCGCGCGCCGGAGAGCCGCCCGACGTCCGCGACCAGGCCGAGCTTGATCCCGACGTCGGCGGTGCGGCTGGGGAGGCCCGAGCCGTCCACTACCCTGCCGCCCCTGATGATCGTGTCGAACATGGCTACTCCTATGCCGTCCAGCCGATGTACTTGAGCTCGCTGTACGCCGCGAGCGCCCAGCGCCCGCCGTCGCGGCCGATGCCGGAGCGCCGGTAGCCCCCGAAGGGCGCGTCGGGGTTGAGCGGGCTGCCGTTCACCTGCACCGTCCCGGTGCGGAGCGCGCGCGCCACCCTGAGCGCGCGCTCGGCGTCGCGCGTCCACACGTAGCCGTAGAGGCCGTAGTCCGAGTCGTTGGCGAGGGCGATCGCGTCGGCCTCGTCGCGGAACGGGATGGCGCTGATCACCGGGCCGAAGATCTCCTCCCGCGCGATGACCATGTCGTTGCGCACGCCGGTGAAGAGCGTCGGCTCGACGTAGTAGCCGCGCGCGAGGTGCGGCGGGCGCCTCCCACCGCAGGCGAGCGTCGCCCCCTCGGCCAGGCCCTGCGCGATGTAGCGCTCGACGCGCGCGCGCTGCGCCGCCGAGACGAGGGGGCCCACCACCGTGCCCGGCTCGCGCGGGTCCCCGACGCGGAGCGCACGGCCGGCTGCGGCGAGCCGCGCCGTGAAGTCGTCGGAGATCGACTGCTCGACGAGGAGGCGCGTGCCGGCGATGCACGCCTGCCCCGTGTGGAACGTCCACGGCTGCATCGCGCCCGCGAGCGCCTTCGCCGGGTCGGCGTCGGCGAAGACGATGCTGGGCGACTTGCCGCCCAGCTCGAGGAGCACGCGCTTCATGCGGGGCGCGACCGCCTCCTGGATGCGCGCGCCGACGGCCGAGCTGCCCGTGAACGAGATCATGTCGACCTCGGGCGCGAGCACGAGCGCCTCGCCGATCTCGGGGCCCTGGCCGGCGACGAAGTTGAGGACGCCGGGCGGCAGAACTGCGGCCACGATCCGGCAGAGCGCCGCCACGCCGAGCGGGTCGGCGGGCGCGGGCTTCACCACCAGCGTGTTGCCGCAGGCGAGGGCGGGACCGATCTTCCCGGCGCAGCTCGTCATCGGGAAGTTGAAGGGCGTGATGCAGGCGACCACGCCGACCGGCTCGCGCGCGACGAGGCCGTGGGCGCTGCCGCGGGCGGGCAGGGGCTCATCGGCGGGGATGGCGGCGAGCTCGGCGGCGCGCGCGAGGCGCACGGCCACCGCGCCCACCTGCTGCGTCTCGGCGACGGGACGGACGGCGCCCGTCTCGGCGATGGTGAGATCGACCAGGCCCGGGGCCTCGCGCGCGAAGCGCTCCGCGGCCTCGGCGAGGCGCGCGGCGCGCTCGGCGCCGCTCATGGCGCGCCACGGGCCGCGCTCGAAGGCCGCGCGCGCGGCCCGCGCCGCGGCGCGCACCTGCTCGACCGAGCACTCCGGCGCGTGGCCGGCGAGCTCCTCGGTCGCCGGGTCGATCACCGCGTACGTCCCCCCCGCGGCGCGCACCCACTCGCCGCCGATCAGGATCTGGTCGACGACGGGGACGCTCACGCTGCCTTCGCCTTGAGCGCCGCCTCGCGCTGGCGCGTCGTGCGGTGCATCGGGTCCTGGTCGAACCTCGGGAGCACGTGCCTGCCGAAGGTCTCGATCGACTCGAGCACGTACTTCTGGTCCAGGGTGAGGGTCAAGGGCGCGTAGATGAGCTGGTCCACGCCGAGCGCCTCGTACATCTCGATCACTCGTACGATCTCCTCGGGCGCGCCGATCTGGCGGCCACCCACGGCGAGCCCCGCCCGGAGCTCCTCGGGCGTGCTCGGCGGCACCTTGATCGGCCCCTCCCGGGGGAAGCCCTTGGGGCGCGGGATGGAGTCGAGCCAGCCGAAGAAGAATTCGGTGAACGCCTCCACGCGCGCCCTGGAGTAGAGGTGGCGCGCCTTGTCGCCGTCCTCGAGACAGAACATGTTGGTGGTGACGGCGATGTTGTCGTTGACGTACTCGCCGATCGGGTTCGTGCAGCGCTTGATCGCCTCCTTGTAGTTGCGCACGTGCTCGGCGATCTCGGCCGGCGTGCCGAAGGTGAAGCAGAGCGAGCCCAGGCCGAGCTCCCCTGCCTCGATGAAGGTGGGCGGGCTCGAGCAGGCGACCCAGATGGGCGGGTGGGGCTTGGAGTAGGGCTTGGGGAGCACGTTCCGCTCCGGCATGCGGAAGTACCTCCCCTCGAACGCGTAGGGCTCGTCGCGCCACATGCGGGGGATCTGCTCGAGCGACTCGCGCCACATGGGCTTGGTCTCGGCCGCCGACGGGATGGCGAAGCCCGCCCACTCCGCCGACGACGAGCCGCGGCCGGTGCCGAACTCGACCCGGCCCTCGGAGAGGTGGTCCATGACCGCGATGCGCTCGGCGACGCGCGCCGGGTGGTTCACCGCCGCCGTGATGTTGACGATCGCCGTGCCGACGTGAATGCGCTTCGTGCGCGCCGCGACCCAGGAGAGGTACACCTCGGGCGCCGGCTGGTGGGAGTAGTTCTTCAGGAAGTGGTGCTCCGGCGACCAGTCGTACTTGAAGCCCGCCGCCTCGACCGCGAGCGAGACCTCGAGCTCGCGGAGGTAACGTGAGTGCTCGTCGTCCCACGGCGGGACGTGCATCTGCGAGAAGATCCCGAACTCCATGAAACGCCCTCCCTGGATCGGGTATTCGTCAGTCCGAATTAGCATTCGGAAATCCGACTTGTCAATCGGACCCGGCGATGGTAGACGGGGGGGCATGGCCGCCCGCCGGAAGCCCCGGGACGAGGCCCGCCGGGCCCGCACCGACGTCTACCGGAGCCACATCGTCGAGGCCGCGGAGCAGGTGTTCGCCGAGCGCGGCTTCGCGCAGGCGAAGCTGCAGGACATCTCGCGCCTGGCCGGGCTCTCGATGGGCACCATCTACGCCATCTTCCCGAGCAAGACGGCGCTCTACCGCACCATCCTCGAGGAGCGCGGGCGGGAGCTGCTCGAGCTGGCCCGCCAGGTGGCGGGCCGCAAGGCGCCGCCCGCCGAGGCGCTCGACGCGCTGATCGGGCTCTACATCGACTACTTCGTGGCGCACCCCGCCTTCC containing:
- a CDS encoding acyl--CoA ligase, producing the protein MGARPRREPDRAVQHREDGAAASPRGARDDRQRRLLGRHARTGVCRALRGLEGGARQLHALDRARVREPRAARQLPRAGGDHVAVHQELHPAPRLRAIARRLLLAARAAPDVEARGHGQDDRIPRLGRDADDHRGDAGGRLGDARVVAGLLAALERAAAERGAHPFILHADRRVTYAEFDGLANRAANALGGLGVAKGDRVTLAMGSSVEYLVAAFGILRAGGVLNPVNPALGARELGYVLGHAEPKVVITDAARLEAAGTVLGADAFAALVAGSAAAPPAVALGPGDASTLLYTSGTTGTPKGVLFSHGSTGMGGRHFIEALGLTPDDTILAVTPLFHGNAWGAVQTALHAGGTVAFPRAFHASEFWPLVHATGATVLYTLGTTLAMLLTRESSALERTSRLRIILGLGAAPVRDEVIRRFGVRHVAECFGSTDAGVVTITPLGAAWRPGSCGPPVPGVELRILDARGSTLGPRETGEIAVRSPACLTAYFRDPEETAAAFRDGWFLTGDLGFVDEDGWLYFVDRKRDVIRRGGENVSSVLIEKTLREHPRVAEVAVIGVPDPVLGQEI
- a CDS encoding SDR family oxidoreductase, whose amino-acid sequence is MSTGRFTDRVLFITGAGSGLARATARLFAAEGARVFAVDVNPDGLAETILAIRLAGGSAEGATCDVADMASVRDAVERTVALFGGLHILVNAAAVGRSARLEEIDPAEWARVLAVNLTGPFNTVKTALPHLLAARGTIVNVASSAAMRGQAYAAHYAASKAGLVNFTRSIALEFASRGLRANCLAPAGIMSPFIKNFIPRPDFEPSLVAYYSPPVPHQMSKPEDMARTIAFLASDETPMITGATLVADWGTLA
- a CDS encoding peroxiredoxin — encoded protein: MATIQEGKAAPAFTLRDAQGKSVSLADFAGRHVILYFYPKDDTPGCTKEACGFRDAWKEIGKLDAVVLGVSADGEASHQKFIAKHKLPFPLLSDPERKVMKTYGAYGEKTMYGRKTVGVIRSTVWIGPDGKVRKHWARVSDAAAHPEQVLAALRAE
- a CDS encoding amidohydrolase, giving the protein MGKFGHFVIDADGHGGEPADWQERLPREFQPHMAARRERIKQQFANLPGVGVKETRGTARVDSLSRPGMTDPESRLADMDLEGIDVTVMFPGGAGEEWAGLDRGFAIALCRTLNDARAEFCRYAPARLKSVAKLPMIDPEAAAAELGRAVTQLGMVGMVTPQHIRERNLDHPSFDVVWREAERLGVPVCVHGGGQAIDQVPIGVDRWSTRLEVHAFTHPVGQMIAVMAFTVGGILHRFPKLRVAFLEAGVGWLPFWLERLDEHWELTPEQAPRIDRKPSEYFLSGRCCIGCDPDERGIPWVVQSLGEDVVVYASDYHHWDCKFPDTVKIITERTDLSDASKRRILEANPRRLYAIA
- a CDS encoding Zn-dependent alcohol dehydrogenase codes for the protein MRAAVLRAAGRPVTIEEVGVRDPGPGEVRVAIRAAGLCHSDLSVIDGAIPYPTPVVLGHEGAGVVDAVGAGVTAVEEGDTVVLSTLAHCGRCPACEVGRPTECRNAPSPKDARPFTLDGEPAYQFANASAFANWTVVREQSAIAIDARVPFDRAALIGCGIMTGVGAVLNRARVETGASMAVFGLGGIGLSCVQGGVLAGAARIIAVDVVPAKLELARRLGATHAIDATKDDPVPAVRDLTRGGADYTFEAVGSLTVIRQALDALGAGGALTIVGVPKIGSTFDFVVHALYQNKAILGCRYGTARPRRDFPMLADLYLGGRLKIDELITRRYALDEFAAALDDLRGGRLARGVFSLGGSAHG
- a CDS encoding amidohydrolase, producing MFDTIIRGGRVVDGSGLPSRTADVGIKLGLVADVGRLSGARETIDADGLVVMPGIIDVHTHYDPQLTFEPFATSSCFHGVTAVVAGNCGYSIAPCARKDHDWLIELFARVEGMSPNVLREGLPWDWDTFPSLLKVLDGRLGINAAFYVGHSALRRFVMGDGASERPATAPELEHMRTLVRDAMTEGAAGFSSSQAPTHVDQAGRPVPSRRAPFEEVATLAEAAGERGPATIAFLAESAVQGYDAQDRERLIELARRSGLPVIVQGMGFRPGQRAKWEDQVRFLEEARQRGAAIFSMLRTQPFMRPFNWRRGTSLFDGVVHWRDLPDLPPAERLARLRDAKFREQLRWGLDHPNTDPKLGSTLPPPALDRVFVDRSAARPDAVGRSLAQLAQEQRAHPADVMCDLAVADDLETQFLWNSESPEWIAASAEAQQNPHMIVGTGDGGAHADRDDGAEWSTYYLRSWLLDRKILPLEEGVRRITRVPALLTGMRDRGTLVRGCPADIMMFDPTRLALGKKQLVRDMPGGEERWQVRPEGVVRVFVNGRTIVAGGELTGETAGRVLKIGTPPS
- a CDS encoding aldehyde dehydrogenase family protein gives rise to the protein MSVPVVDQILIGGEWVRAAGGTYAVIDPATEELAGHAPECSVEQVRAAARAARAAFERGPWRAMSGAERAARLAEAAERFAREAPGLVDLTIAETGAVRPVAETQQVGAVAVRLARAAELAAIPADEPLPARGSAHGLVAREPVGVVACITPFNFPMTSCAGKIGPALACGNTLVVKPAPADPLGVAALCRIVAAVLPPGVLNFVAGQGPEIGEALVLAPEVDMISFTGSSAVGARIQEAVAPRMKRVLLELGGKSPSIVFADADPAKALAGAMQPWTFHTGQACIAGTRLLVEQSISDDFTARLAAAGRALRVGDPREPGTVVGPLVSAAQRARVERYIAQGLAEGATLACGGRRPPHLARGYYVEPTLFTGVRNDMVIAREEIFGPVISAIPFRDEADAIALANDSDYGLYGYVWTRDAERALRVARALRTGTVQVNGSPLNPDAPFGGYRRSGIGRDGGRWALAAYSELKYIGWTA
- a CDS encoding LLM class flavin-dependent oxidoreductase, whose amino-acid sequence is MPPRLPSPGPIDKSDFRMLIRTDEYPIQGGRFMEFGIFSQMHVPPWDDEHSRYLRELEVSLAVEAAGFKYDWSPEHHFLKNYSHQPAPEVYLSWVAARTKRIHVGTAIVNITAAVNHPARVAERIAVMDHLSEGRVEFGTGRGSSSAEWAGFAIPSAAETKPMWRESLEQIPRMWRDEPYAFEGRYFRMPERNVLPKPYSKPHPPIWVACSSPPTFIEAGELGLGSLCFTFGTPAEIAEHVRNYKEAIKRCTNPIGEYVNDNIAVTTNMFCLEDGDKARHLYSRARVEAFTEFFFGWLDSIPRPKGFPREGPIKVPPSTPEELRAGLAVGGRQIGAPEEIVRVIEMYEALGVDQLIYAPLTLTLDQKYVLESIETFGRHVLPRFDQDPMHRTTRQREAALKAKAA
- a CDS encoding TetR/AcrR family transcriptional regulator; translation: MKRPPWIGYSSVRISIRKSDLSIGPGDGRRGGMAARRKPRDEARRARTDVYRSHIVEAAEQVFAERGFAQAKLQDISRLAGLSMGTIYAIFPSKTALYRTILEERGRELLELARQVAGRKAPPAEALDALIGLYIDYFVAHPAFLRMHLRAGTSWAIAPSGTEAQVEHWRDIHALQADIFRRGVAAGVFVDEDPAYLARLFSALDQVLLADWVASGMKADRDALVRRLRSQVERSFRRAARAPAPRHTATFISA